One Euphorbia lathyris chromosome 1, ddEupLath1.1, whole genome shotgun sequence DNA segment encodes these proteins:
- the LOC136220100 gene encoding U-box domain-containing protein 52-like: MSRGQTVVLIHVVQKTSYGIHYGNGDLNAKQQLDRMTKDLFLTFHCYCTRKDVQCLDIVLEDQDITKGITEYASYAAVETLVLGASRHGFMRKFKPDIPSTVSKTAPEFCNVYVINKGKISSIRQASRPVPYPSPLLDQMQEKPKLSTESISYDVRSMHCNSMMRDRPSVDRCERPSIDRQSIDSRQSVDSRQFVKPRMSIDEPFRSPFERGGRGYNVKSFADMMDSETDISFVSSSRTSTDRASSVTLDLMDSCLTSSRLSTSSESSLGSIRTGPKFNDFSSIHDQFSPFSHDSDRTSFSGSSVICMDDVECEMKRLRLELKQTMDLYSNACKEALTAKQKALEMHRMREEEERRMEEAKVSEEAALSAMTKERARCQAAVEAAEAAKKLAELEAQKRLNIELKALKEQEEMKKMMDALAQQDIRYRRYNIEEIEEATQHFAEKHKIGEGGYGPVYKCSLDHTAVAVKVLRPDAAQGRSQFQREVEVLSLIRHPNMVLLLGACPEYGVLVYEYMAKGSLDDRLFRRGNTPTLPWQIRFRIAAQIATGLLFLHQTKPEPLVHRDLKPGNILLDHNYNCKIGDVGLARLVPAVAENVTQYHMTSTAGTFCYIDPEYQQTGMLGVKSDLYSLGIMLLQLITAKPPMGLTHMVEQAIEMGRFGEILDQTVRDWPMEETLSFINMSLKCAELRRKDRPDLGKVVLPELDRLRKYAEENMNQMFTLASAGRSPRVSHLSRTHDVMHDLSGGHSDAGSESCSTPSS, translated from the exons ATGTCCAGAGGCCAAACTGTTGTTTTAATTCATGTTGTTCAGAAAACATCTTACG GAATTCATTATGGAAATGGTGATTTAAATGCGAAGCAGCAACTAGACAGAATGACGAAAGATCTATTCCTTACATTTCATTGCTATTGTACCCGCAAGGAT GTACAATGCCTTGATATTGTGCTGGAGGATCAAGATATAACAAAAGGAATTACTGAATATGCTTCCTATGCTGCTGTTGAGACTTTGGTCCTAGGTGCTTCACGACACGGATTTATGAG AAAATTCAAGCCAGACATACCGAGCACAGTGTCAAAGACGGCACCGGAATTCTGCAATGTATATGTGATCAACAAAGGAAAGATATCATCAATCCGGCAAGCTTCTCGACCAGTCCCGTATCCTTCTCCCTTGTTGGATCAAATGCAGGAAAAACCGAAGCTCTCGACAGAAAGTATTTCTTACGACGTCCGGTCCATGCACTGCAATAGTATGATGAGAG ATAGGCCATCGGTCGATAGATGTGAAAGGCCATCTATCGATAGGCAATCCATCGATAGTAGGCAATCCGTCGATAGTAGGCAATTTGTCAAACCGCGCATGTCAATAGATGAACCCTTCAG ATCGCCGTTTGAAAGAGGAGGCCGAGGTTACAATGTGAAATCATTTGCAGACATGATGGACTCGGAAACAGACATTTCGTTTGTGAGCTCGAGCAGAACAAGCACAGACAGAGCATCTTCTGTGACTTTAGATCTAATGGATTCATGTTTGACATCGTCTCGCCTTTCTACGAGCTCAGAATCCAGCCTTGGATCGATACGCACTGGACCAAAGTTCAATGACTTCAGTTCTATACATGATCAATTCTCACCCTTCTCACATGATAGTGATCGAACTTCGTTTTCGGGTTCATCTGTGATATGTATG GATGACGTCGAATGTGAGATGAAGAGGCTAAGACTAGAGCTCAAGCAAACAATGGACTTGTATAGCAATGCTTGCAAAGAAGCTTTAACAGCAAAACAAAAG GCACTGGAAATGCACCGGatgagagaggaagaagaaagaagaatggAGGAGGCGAAAGTTTCGGAAGAAGCTGCATTGTCGGCGATGACGAAAGAGAGAGCGAGGTGCCAGGCAGCGGTGGAAGCTGCAGAAGCAGCAAAGAAGTTAGCAGAACTAGAAGCACAAAAGAGACTTAACATAGAACTAAAAGCCTTAAAAGAACAAGAGGAAATGAAGAAAATGATGGATGCTCTAGCTCAACAAGATATTCGATATAGACGATACAACATCGAGGAGATTGAAGAGGCGACGCAACATTTTGCTGAGAAACATAAAATTGGCGAAGGAGGTTACGGGCCAGTTTACAAGTGTAGTCTTGATCATACAGCAGTTGCAGTCAAGGTGTTGCGGCCAGACGCTGCGCAAGGCAGGTCGCAGTTTCAGCGAGAG GTAGAAGTACTTAGCTTAATAAGGCATCCCAACATGGTACTCCTCCTAGGAGCATGTCCGGAGTACGGTGTTTTAGTGTATGAATACATGGCGAAAGGAAGCTTAGATGATCGGCTATTCAGAAGAGGTAACACCCCAACTCTTCCATGGCAAATCAGGTTCCGTATTGCTGCACAAATCGCAACAGGTTTGCTCTTTCTTCATCAAACCAAGCCCGAACCACTAGTTCACCGTGACTTGAAGCCGGGGAACATATTGTTAGACCACAACTACAACTGTAAGATCGGTGACGTTGGGTTGGCCAGACTTGTTCCAGCAGTAGCAGAAAATGTGACGCAGTATCACATGACATCAACAGCTGGAACATTCTGCTATATTGATCCGGAGTACCAACAAACCGGAATGTTAGGCGTTAAATCCGACCTATATTCCCTAGGAATCATGCTTCTACAACTAATAACAGCAAAGCCACCAATGGGTTTGACTCACATGGTTGAACAAGCGATTGAGATGGGGCGATTTGGAGAGATTCTTGACCAAACGGTGCGCGATTGGCCAATGGAGGAGACATTGAGCTTTATAAATATGTCATTGAAATGtgctgaactgagacgaaaagACAGGCCCGATCTTGGGAAGGTAGTGTTACCAGAGCTTGATAGATTGAGAAAATACGCAGAAGAGAATATGAACCAGATGTTTACACTGGCCAGTGCAGGCCGCTCTCCCCGCGTCAGCCACTTGTCTAGAACACAT GATGTGATGCATGATCTTTCGGGTGGACATTCCGATGCAGGCTCAGAGAGCTGTTCAACCCCATCTTCATAA